GGGTTAATCAACATGGCGTATTTCATCGTACCCTTACTATCCTTACCGAGCGGAAGGAATACGGGAAGTTCCCAGACTTGCCCGGTCTTGTGATATTTCGTATAGTCCCCTACAAAGAATGGATGCTGGTACTCCCAATTAACCATATCTTTGGATGTATACAAAAGAGCCGCTCCACCAACATTCTTGATTCCTGATCCAATAATGAGATACCAGGTATCTCCGTCTTTCCAGACGAATGGGTCACGGAAATTGCCATACCATACTTCGCCTTCAGTAGCAGGCAAATTGGCTGATTGATTAACAATAGGTTGACCATGTAATGTCCAATTCCCAAGATTGACATCTCCGTCATTATTGAATGTACTTCTCGCTAAACCTACCGATTGATTCGGAGTGGCGCTATCATTACCTGCAGTAAAGAAGAGCGCCGGATTACCGTTATCGTCTACGACTGAGCTGCCTGACCATACACCATCAGGTGTCTCCGAACCTGCTGTCGGTGCAATAGCAACAGGCATATCCTTCCAATGCACCATGTCATCACTAACTGCATGACCCCAATGAATCTGATGCCAATAAGGACCTTGCGGATCAAATTGATAGAAAATATGATACTTACCATTAAAATAAAGCGGTGCATGAGGCTCGTTCATCCATTGTCCGGGAGCAATAAAATGATATTGAGGCCTGTAACGGTCGCCATCATACACGCTCCGGTCGAAATCTAGGTTAGGTTTCGGTACGCTGCCATTCGAGAAGGTCGACTTTACCGAATTATATTGGGACTGAATTTCTTCCGCGCTGAGCCTTTTGTTGTAGAGCTTCACTTCATCCATCATGCCGTTGAACATGTTGGCTGTAAATACGCCGTTAATGATCGCTCCCGAATTATTCTTACCGATCATGAAGTCGCTGCCCGCCGGAGTAATAGCCAGCTTCTTCTCCGATCTCGTTTCTCCAACCTGTTCACCATTCAAATATAAACGTAACATTCCATCCGTTTTGCTATAAGTTGCTGTCACGTACGACCATTCGAACTTATTCAGAGGTTTGTTAGGATCCGCCCACACTTCCGTCCATTTACCGTTAATTCCGGCCTGAAATGACCAAGTGCCTAACCTACCCATGCCAAGTATATAACCCGAATTGTTTGTAGGGTCATATTGATTCACTATAGCCGACAGCTTCCCTTGATCGCCCCACTCATACGATCTTGGAGCTACCCACGCTGAAATTGTAATTTCATCACTTGGTTTTGCAATTTCATTTGCATGTCTGGAAATCCATGTCGAGTACCCATCGAAAAGCAAACCTTTGCCGGCTACACCTTCCCTCCATTCCGGAGCACTGTTCGGTTTATACTTTGCATCATTAAACACATAATTAACATCATCTTGCCTATTTCGTACCTGGTCCAGAGTTGTTGTTCCATTCATTTCATTAAAGCTCCAGCTTCCGATTTCACCCAAACCTAGGACATGGAAATCATCAACGTTCATATGGTCGAAGCTGCTTTCATCAACAACTTGAATATAAAGTTCCTCACCGATATATGGCGTTGCATCCCATGTAACTCGCGTATATATATCAGATTGATTGCCAGTAGCCTTCATCAGTACGGTATGATCCGATGCGCGCACCAATGCAACATATAAATGATCTGTGTCCTTACCGCCACTGACCAGAAAGTCAATAAATCCGGTTCCCGAAAGCCTAAAGGAGCTTGACGTTAAGGTTCCCGTCCTATCATTGGATTGTGTAAAACCTCCGACATGATAAGTACCCTGCTGACCGTAGAGATTCAGCGCTTCGTCTGCCGTCTTGTTCGTTACCGCGCTAGAGAATGCATCCCCTTGTATGGTCCACCCTGTTAAATCTCCGGTTTCAAATCCAGGATTTTGAATATCTGCAGGGGTTACGTAGTAGAGATTCGTAGCTACTATACCTTCTGTCGGGACGGTCGTATGGTACGTATAGAAGGCGTCTGCGAAAATAATCCCCCAATCGCTAGTAGCGTTATCGACGATTTCAATATACAGATTTTCATTCAAGTGATTGGACAGATCAGCTCTGTATTGGACCATATTAGCCAAGTTCATTCCCTGATCAATATGAGGAAAATTAATATCCTTAAACTCCGTATTCCCATAACGTGCAATCAGCTCATCCGTATCTGCATTATAAATATCAACATGAACGAGATTGGTATTTTTACCGCCACCTAGCTTAAAGGTAACCCAACCAGCCCCTCCTAAGGTAAATGTTGATGACCTCAGAATACCGGTTTTCGATTCATCATACCGCCAGCCATCCAAATGGTAAGTACCTTCCTGATTAAACGGAATCTTCTCAGTCCACCAGTAGGTATCCTTGGATACGCTGCTAGGACCGAATGCATCCCCAGATACGATGGTCCACCCCATTAAATTGCCCGTCTCGAAACTAGGATTGCGCGGTTCGTAGGTTACCGGTGTATACAAATTTTTTGCCTCAATGCCTTCCAAAGGAACACTTGTTAGGTAAGTTTTGAAATCATCGGCAAACATGAGTCCCCAATCGCTTGTGGCATTATCGACAAGCTCAATGTACAGATTTTCTCCCAAAAACGCCGACAAATTAGCTTTATACTGGACCATATTGGCTAGACGCAGGCCTTGATCGACATTTGGAAAGTTAGCGTCATTAAATTCCGTGTTGCCATATCTGGCAAGTAATTCATTTGTATTCGAATCATAGACATCGATATGCACCAGATCTGTATTCTTGCCACCACCCAACCGGAAGCTAATCCAGCCGGTACCACTTAATTTGAATGTGGAGGAACGCAGCTTGCCTGTCTCTGCTTCGGCACCGCTCTCTCCATTGTTCCATCCGTCCAGATGATAGCTGCCTTCCTGATTGTAAGGGATTTTTTCAGCCCACCAGTAAGTATCCGCTGTAACACTATGAGAACCGAATGCATGACCTTCAACAACATTCCATCCCGTCAAATCCCCTGATTCAAAACCTGGATTTACAATTTCTTTAGGATCCGGGTCATACAAGTTGTCAGCGCGAATGCCATCACTAGGGACATCTGGGTAATACGTTTCAAATGAATCTGCAAACATAAGGCCCCAATCCGAAGTACCGTTATCTACAATGTCGACATATAGATTTTTCCCAATATGTTGGGAAAGGTCCGCTTTATATTTCACCAAGTTAGCTAGACGTAGCCCTTGTTCCACATGAGGAAAGTTTTTGTCTGTCCATTCTGTATTCCCGAAACGCGCCAATACTGTATTCGTGTCTGCATCATGCACTTCAATATATTCCTGGTCTGTATGTCTGCCACCGCCCAGCATAAAGGTGATCCAACCAGAACCGCCTAAAGTAAAAGTTGAAGACCGCAATCTTCCCAAATCGGTTTCATTATATTTCCATCCATCGAGGTGATAGGTACCCTCTTGTTGAAATGGAATACCTTCAGCCCAATAGGTTTGAGCATCAGAGACGCTGTCCGGACCGAATGCCGTCCCTTCGATTACCGTCCAACCGGTCAAATCTCCCGTCTCAAATCCAGAATTTTCAATTGTAGGGGCATATACGTTTTGGGAAATTGATAATGAATTTACTGGGCTCGAATAATTATTGCCATACACATTATCAGAAACATTCGCAGAATCGGCTAATGCAACTTGAACGCCATTTATACTTAAGACAGGATAAATCATGGAAACCAATAGTAAAATAATCATGCTGATTCGAAATGCCTTCATGTTCTTCATGTTTATCAAAGCACAACCTCCAAACTTTAATTGATTATTAATAATTTAAAACAAAACAATAAAGTAATCGCTTACAAAATATTTTTGAAACGTTTCCAAAATCGCAAAAGAAAATGTATTGATATTGTAAATTAGTACAAATACCAACACTATTCCATCGTTAAATTACGAATGGCTGTTACTGATGGCAATGCCG
This genomic window from Paenibacillus hexagrammi contains:
- a CDS encoding GH32 C-terminal domain-containing protein, producing the protein MKNMKAFRISMIILLLVSMIYPVLSINGVQVALADSANVSDNVYGNNYSSPVNSLSISQNVYAPTIENSGFETGDLTGWTVIEGTAFGPDSVSDAQTYWAEGIPFQQEGTYHLDGWKYNETDLGRLRSSTFTLGGSGWITFMLGGGRHTDQEYIEVHDADTNTVLARFGNTEWTDKNFPHVEQGLRLANLVKYKADLSQHIGKNLYVDIVDNGTSDWGLMFADSFETYYPDVPSDGIRADNLYDPDPKEIVNPGFESGDLTGWNVVEGHAFGSHSVTADTYWWAEKIPYNQEGSYHLDGWNNGESGAEAETGKLRSSTFKLSGTGWISFRLGGGKNTDLVHIDVYDSNTNELLARYGNTEFNDANFPNVDQGLRLANMVQYKANLSAFLGENLYIELVDNATSDWGLMFADDFKTYLTSVPLEGIEAKNLYTPVTYEPRNPSFETGNLMGWTIVSGDAFGPSSVSKDTYWWTEKIPFNQEGTYHLDGWRYDESKTGILRSSTFTLGGAGWVTFKLGGGKNTNLVHVDIYNADTDELIARYGNTEFKDINFPHIDQGMNLANMVQYRADLSNHLNENLYIEIVDNATSDWGIIFADAFYTYHTTVPTEGIVATNLYYVTPADIQNPGFETGDLTGWTIQGDAFSSAVTNKTADEALNLYGQQGTYHVGGFTQSNDRTGTLTSSSFRLSGTGFIDFLVSGGKDTDHLYVALVRASDHTVLMKATGNQSDIYTRVTWDATPYIGEELYIQVVDESSFDHMNVDDFHVLGLGEIGSWSFNEMNGTTTLDQVRNRQDDVNYVFNDAKYKPNSAPEWREGVAGKGLLFDGYSTWISRHANEIAKPSDEITISAWVAPRSYEWGDQGKLSAIVNQYDPTNNSGYILGMGRLGTWSFQAGINGKWTEVWADPNKPLNKFEWSYVTATYSKTDGMLRLYLNGEQVGETRSEKKLAITPAGSDFMIGKNNSGAIINGVFTANMFNGMMDEVKLYNKRLSAEEIQSQYNSVKSTFSNGSVPKPNLDFDRSVYDGDRYRPQYHFIAPGQWMNEPHAPLYFNGKYHIFYQFDPQGPYWHQIHWGHAVSDDMVHWKDMPVAIAPTAGSETPDGVWSGSSVVDDNGNPALFFTAGNDSATPNQSVGLARSTFNNDGDVNLGNWTLHGQPIVNQSANLPATEGEVWYGNFRDPFVWKDGDTWYLIIGSGIKNVGGAALLYTSKDMVNWEYQHPFFVGDYTKYHKTGQVWELPVFLPLGKDSKGTMKYAMLINPWFDHYDADNVKYVFYWIGTWDKANNKFVPDQEEPRLFDYGEHFTGPSGMVDGKGRTILFSIAQDRRSEQQHYDAGWAHNAGLPVVLSLRNDTELGITPIEELNSLRGDQIVNVEQSNLAQANDKLQQVKGDMLEIILEAHVGSAKKLGFKLRATTDGQEETNLYYDVENKLLSIDRMKSSLDPDILKGIQSGNMELDGDLLKLHMYLDRSMIEAYANGKKSITSRIYPTRGDAMNVSLWSDGGDIDIQSLKVWKMNSAYGSKMESYWQPVKQEPATGTLENHDFETGDLTGWIAEDTAFSNKNVTKVNDWGWGGPFNQASDRNDPNRYHVWGLNPEDGEDATGTLKSKNFILGGNGGINFLIGGGKDIDNLYVALVRAKDKVILMKETGADNEQYRRISWDASAYLGQELYMEVVDNKKGGWGHINVDNFNVPVALDNSQGSVLHGGQGSQEASDAQSNGLSSNSIKVTVDQLKKEVNQNGVTVTKVNIDDKSLKALLGTLKDDALHQVFIDVPVTVDDAADVSLPLSVLRDAVETQSNGIISIRLDQVTYELPLQLFSNDKYKGIDGQIHVVIEPQSAKDLALLQGKLALSNLKVISGAIDFKIILDDNGKKSEINDFGNLYVSRSVTLNQYVDSKTSTAVMYNPQSGEVSFVPAIFESKDGKTVVTMKRNGNSMYTVVQSSNSFSDIQHHWAEHEIRLLASKQILSGLSEDRFGPDIHVTRAEFATMLVRSLGLIDQADGSSSFNDVDATAWYSRPVGAAVDFGIINGYQDGSFKPDQLVTREEISVMLSRAIQFARGYVDHTTTADGMLAQYSDGTMVSDWAKQAILESLQNNLMNGDSEGKLRPASFATRAETAVMIKRFLIYIHFMN